The following is a genomic window from Myxococcales bacterium.
CGTATTGCGGGCATCTCTTTTAACAAGCCTTTTATTATTAGCCCCGCCGGATTTTTTATTTCTTCTAGAAAGATGTATTTCTTTAGAAAACAATCTGCTTTCTTCTGCAAATTCCTCGCGTAAATGCTTGCCGTTTACAAGGGCGCGGTCATAGCAGCCCCTAACAATAAATCGATGTTCTTTGTTCGATAAATCAGCAAGCAAAGCATAACTATCTGTTTCACTATCGCATACGTGGATTGCATTTTTAGCGCTTTCGCTGAGTTTAGAAATGCTATCGATTGCGTCATTCCATCTTTGTTTTTCCGATGGCAGGCGACGAGACTGAGTCTGTGTAAGAATCCCTTTTTTTCTGAGTGCATAAGGACTGATTTTTTCACCGCGCTTAAAACAATGCAACCCCAATGTACCTAATGGTTCTCTATCTGACGCAGAAATAGCTAAACTGAAATGACCAAAGAAGCTTGCACTTTTACCTAGTGAGGTTGTTCCAAGGTCTCGTCTCTTTCCTGAAAATACAAACTCACTCGAATCATGCGCAATAATAATATCATTATTCTTATTGCACATACGCTTTAAAGTAGCTTGCTTGTGCGGTTCTAAAATGTCTTTTATTTCTATGTAAGGATTTTCCACAAACCGATAGAACCCCTCTAATTCTGCCGAACTCCTAAATGCCTCAGGAAAAGATTTCTCTGGACTTTCAATAACCGAGCTAACAATTGATAAAAGGCGCTTAGTTAAGCGCTTATCACCAAGATTTGATTCTATAAATTCTGTTCTTATATGATTCATTGAAAAACTTGATCACATCAAATTAAACTTGAAAATGCTTAAACGACTTTGTCAACAAAAAGATGTGATCAATCATGAGAGCAAACTTCAGGTTAATCTTAAGAGTTTTCATAATTTCTTTTATGAGTTCTTGGGCCTGCTCAAAAACCAGGTGCAAAGCCAAAAACTATCTTGATTGGCGGCATTTGAATAAAGCTATCGCCCAGAAAGCCCTTATTACTGCACTACGGAAGTATTTTCGAGGAACTCTTCCCTGCTCATGCTAAGTGCTCAGTGAACTGTTTTATTCCTTTTTAGGGCTCGGTTTAAAAAAATTAGTAATACACTGCTTTTTTTGCAAAGGATTGGTTGGCCTATGTTGCGTGCGTCTTTTTTGAGGGCTCTTCTTTTTTAGTTGCTGTTTTAACCAAGGCTCTACCAGCGGCAGGATTTCTGGGCCATCTTTAAGCCAATTTAAGCACGCTTTGATATGTTTAGCGGCAACAACATAATTTTCATCGCCGTACCAAATCCCACCGAGTTTTTCCACCGAATGACGATCTATAAAAGGTACTTTTAAGCTTATACGGTTGGTTGCAATGATTTCTTCAGCTCTTTCTTGTAGATGCTTTTGCCAGCGAGGTTTTAGCTCTAAGAGTTGTTGTTGAAGCATCTCATATTCTTTTGCAATTTCAGAATTATCAGGCGCACTTTGTAACAGCTCTCTTATGTGGCCATAGTTTTTTTCTTGAAGCGCTTGATCAACGTTTAGTTTCCACTGCTCGAGTAATGCATGCTCGCGCTGCTTTTTCAGCTGAACTTCATGTTCGCGCTTTTTTGCGTTTAACTCTTCACGCTCAGCTTTTATCTCTTCATATTTTTCCTTGAGTTCTTTGATGTCTATGCCCTTTGGCGCTGCACTCATGATGGACTCAAGTCCATCCAAGTTTTTTTCTTTAATAAGTTTTTGAACTTTACTGTTCCATGTCTTTATTTGTTGACTGCACAAACAACAACGGCCATCAAGGGTGATGTGATGTTTAGTGGTATATGTTTGGCAATCAGGGCATTGTGCGCTGCATGTATTGCAGACAAAAGCGCAAGGATAGCGGTGCCCAGGTGGGGAAGGTATTTCAACAAGAAGATCTTTTGATTGCCATGTTTTACACTGAAAACAAGGCCGCCGATTTTTTTGCTCGCACTTGTGGCAAAGCCATCTTTCTTGAACCAGCGCTTCAAAAGAACCCTCTTCATAGGCCTGAATAATTTGCTCAGCCTTAACCTCAAAAATAGGAATATCGCGTGACTTAAAAAATTGTCTTTTTTCATCGTCAACAGCGTGGGTAAATTTAACTTCAAGAGCAGCAATTTCAATAGAATTTTTAACCACCATGACGTCAATAAAAAAACGATCGTAAGAATATTCTATGTGGCCAATAAAACCCTCCATCGCTTTGAAAGAATGAGCAAGTCCTTTTTGCAGGTGGCAATGAGAACATGTGAACACAAATTTCCAGGCATCTAAATTGTGAGCCAATAGTTCTTTTGCTCGTACATGCTGCCACGATTCAATTCCTCCGCTGCAATTAATATTTGCATCATGCTTATGAGCAAAATGTGCCGCAAGAATCTGGCCTTGACGCAAAATAAGTTCGCCATTGCATTCAAAACAAAAAAATGGTCCATCGCTTTTAACTGCTGAATCAGCTTCTACCATATCACCCGTTGAGCCCTGCTTTGCCCAAGGTATTTGCACTGCTGATAACGAAATGCTTAGTAAAAATGAAAGAAATATTATTTTTGTCATAAATTATATGCTCGAGTAATTTTTATTTAAATTATTAACAACCTGTAATATGTCAACTGATTAATAGGGTTGCTTCTTCTAAATAAGTTCACATTGATGATTTCCGATTTATGTCATTCTTATTCAAACTTCTATAAAACTTACACACTACTTTAAAATTGAACACTCTTCTAAAACGGGATGATTATTCGTCTTCTGACAAACAATCTCACCAATGATATTATCGGTAGTTATGCTGACCAAGCTTATAATCGGGCATTTAGCACCAATGCTACGCCGGCCTTTAAAGTTGAGAGAAATTTGTTTTGTTATTGTAAAATTACTTCAATTATTAGCAGGCCATCAGTTTATATCCAAGTTCTTGGGCTCGCCTCTCCAAGGATAGCAATTGTTTCGCTTTATACGCCTGTTCGTAGGCGAGTTGGCCAGCTTCGTTAAAACTCTTGCGCTCCCTCAGCATCGTATACAGGATCTTGGCAAGCTTGTGGGCAGTTGCTGTAATTGCTTTTGGAGCACCAAGTCTTGCCCGCATTCGACGGAAATAGGCGCCAAGGGCCGTTTTAGAGCGGTAGAGAGAATTGGCTGCCAGGCGCAGGGCTTGTGATGCTCGATTGGCAGTTGGCTTGCTCCTACTGCTCAAAACCTTTCCACCGGAGATTTTATTGCCAGGGCAAAGGCCAAGCCAGGAAGCAAAGTGTTTCGAGCTTGGCCATTTTGACATATCGGTACCGGTTTCAGCCAGGATTTTTATAATGCTATTGGCTTCCAAACCAGGAATATCTGTGAGATTGACGTGAAGAATCTTTTCCAAAGTGATATCCGCTTCAAAGTGATAGGGGCTGGGATTGGATTTTGTTTTCCTCCGCGCTGTTCGCCGGTTTGTTGGAGATTCCTCCATCGAACTTGGAATCTCAGCTAGGGCTTCTTTTGCTCGTTCAGAAACTTGCCATTTCTTCAGCATTTGCTCTACAGCATCTTCACATTCTAAAGCCTGCTGGTGGAAAAAATCATAAGCCTCAAGTGCGTGTTTCAAGGCTAGTAGATGCTCTTGCCGATAGTTGCCATCGAGAGCTTTGGCTATTTCCTTTTCTTCTTTTTTGCATCGGCAATCTCGATATTTGGCCAAGGCTACTGGATTTCGCTCGCCAGAGACTATCGCCCGAATGATGCTCATCCCTGTAACACCGGTAATGTCTGTTACCACGTGGTTGAGTTGAAGATTCATTTGCACCAGAGCTTTATGCATCAATTGTACTTGCTGCGATGCCAACTCAAATAAACGGCTTCTCTGTCTTACATACCCACGGAATATCACCCCTTCGTCATCAGGGCGAAACGAACCTCGCAGTAACCCATAGGCGTGTAACTGTTGAATCCATTGGCAATCCTTCACGTCTGTTTTTCTACCTGGCACCGTTTTGAGGTAGTATGCATTTACTAGCATGACGTCTATGCCAGCTTGGGCCAAAATATCATAAACCGGGATCCAGTACACACCTGTGGACTCCATCGCTACGCTCTGGATACCATTTTGTTGGATCCACCTCAGCATATTTTTGAGATCTTCTGTGAAAGTCAGATATTCGCGTATCTCTTGGTGACCGTCGGCAAAACCAATACAAATAAATACAGACCTAGAGCCAATGTCTATGCCAGCAACACATGGATTCATGGGTGTTAGCCTAAAAGCAGATGAGGGTTGAGATTTTGGATATTTCTTGTTACTTCTCTTTGTCATGAAAAAACCTCTTGCATGATCGGTTGTTGTTAAGTCGTTCATACAAGGGGTTATTACTTTTATGCAGGCCCCTTCGGGCTATGCTAGGTCAACACTTATTTTTAGACATTGCCAAGGATGCAGGCCTGGTGGGGAGCTTATAAGTAGTATAAACCGCTTTTTTTGAAAACAGCCATCTAACGAAACCAGTAATTTGGAGCCAAAACAGCATTACTAATCTTAAGAGTTTTCATAATTTCTTTTATGAGTTCTTGGGCCTGCTCAAAAACCAGGTGCAAAGCCAAAAACTATCTTGATTGGCGGCATTTGAATAAAGCTATCGCCCAGAAAGCCCTTATTAGGGGTTTAAAGTCCAATGGTACAGATATGTACGCTAAGGAAATTTCAACCAAAATAAGTGCGATAAAGTGTCTATAAATTTACAAGTTGGGAGACACCAATAACCTCCCGAATTTTCTCGTCTAATAAATCGTATTTTGCTATATTGATAGACAATAAATCCAAAAATCGATTTAGGAGACAAAAATCATGCGACTTTTTGGTTATGCTCGG
Proteins encoded in this region:
- a CDS encoding IS4 family transposase, whose translation is MNHIRTEFIESNLGDKRLTKRLLSIVSSVIESPEKSFPEAFRSSAELEGFYRFVENPYIEIKDILEPHKQATLKRMCNKNNDIIIAHDSSEFVFSGKRRDLGTTSLGKSASFFGHFSLAISASDREPLGTLGLHCFKRGEKISPYALRKKGILTQTQSRRLPSEKQRWNDAIDSISKLSESAKNAIHVCDSETDSYALLADLSNKEHRFIVRGCYDRALVNGKHLREEFAEESRLFSKEIHLSRRNKKSGGANNKRLVKRDARNTIVDIKAKQITLKRSNCVDKKYALSLDINAVLILERNPPKDEKPIEWILLTQEPIASRQDIEKIIECYCSRWVIEEYFKVLKTGCSYEKRQLESFHSLKNCLGVFRGCKKNQISGGKPIFQSSDT
- a CDS encoding IS110 family transposase; translated protein: MTKRSNKKYPKSQPSSAFRLTPMNPCVAGIDIGSRSVFICIGFADGHQEIREYLTFTEDLKNMLRWIQQNGIQSVAMESTGVYWIPVYDILAQAGIDVMLVNAYYLKTVPGRKTDVKDCQWIQQLHAYGLLRGSFRPDDEGVIFRGYVRQRSRLFELASQQVQLMHKALVQMNLQLNHVVTDITGVTGMSIIRAIVSGERNPVALAKYRDCRCKKEEKEIAKALDGNYRQEHLLALKHALEAYDFFHQQALECEDAVEQMLKKWQVSERAKEALAEIPSSMEESPTNRRTARRKTKSNPSPYHFEADITLEKILHVNLTDIPGLEANSIIKILAETGTDMSKWPSSKHFASWLGLCPGNKISGGKVLSSRSKPTANRASQALRLAANSLYRSKTALGAYFRRMRARLGAPKAITATAHKLAKILYTMLRERKSFNEAGQLAYEQAYKAKQLLSLERRAQELGYKLMAC